Below is a genomic region from Gadus morhua chromosome 4, gadMor3.0, whole genome shotgun sequence.
TTTCATTGGTAGGTATTCCACACAGCACTACTTTTATCATTAAGTTAGTTTTATTAAATTCATTTAAATTAACCAGCCGGATAATGGAAATGGATGTTTGGTGTTGATTGTGATTTTGGGTCTCTGTGATATCTCTACTGCAAAGGATGAAGAATAATAGTTACATTTATATTGAATTGAATATTACaaattatgtatgtatgtgtgtgtgttaattaggAGTCAGGAGTCCCCTCTAATCACTGTTGCAGCTTTCCCTCAACTGCATCAGCCCCCAATgtcgtttttattattatattataattcatTTAGTATTTTCTCATGTACCATGCAAGTATTTCGATGTGTTTTTGTATCGTAGAACGCAACTAAGTAAACTCTGCTCTGTGGTTTCACTCGCTCAAAGCTGCATCCCTCATTAATGTGCCGCTGAGTTCGGGTGCTGGGAGCTGCGTGCCTCTTGGTTCCCCAGAACTGGCCTCCATCACGATTCAGGCGATGGGGAGGAACCTCACACTAGTTGGGAAGCGGCTGTGCTGGTCCGACGCCCTGTTCTACTGCAGAGACCATCACTGGGACCTGCTGAGCATCAGGGGCCCAGAGGACCAGGAGATGGTTGATGAGCTGGTGGCTGGCGCCCCCTTCCCGCTAACCAGACCACTCTGGGTTGGCCTGCGCAGGTATTATCCGGCAACAAGTCTGTACCCATGATCATCTGTTCGTCACTTTGTAGCATAGAAATACCATGGAAAAATATATCGAAATATTTGGCTGTGTTATTCTACCTTCCACTAATTCTTTCAACTCTTTTAATGTCTGTAGGTCGATTCGAGGAAGCTCCTGGTTTTGGATGTCCGGTGACCCAATGGACTTCACCCAGTGGGACACAGCCTCACATCATTCCAGCCCCTGTGCTGGCGTGTCCAGTGGGGAACCTTCCAAATGGAGGCAAAGCTCTTGCGAAGAACATCTTAACTTCATCTGTTTTACAGGTTGGTGTCCAAGCTATAGAACCATTACCAGGTCCTTATCAAGACAAATTGCTTAACCTTCTGCAAATATGCAGGCATGCACCAACTTTCATGACCTACACACAAGGGAAGCTCGGATAAGAACTTAGGGAAGAATTTCCTTTTTCAGTCTGTCTTAAGCTTTATTGCATGTGTGACATAACTCACAGACAGTTTGAAACAGTGTGAGGGCCAAGCTTCCTTTTTGGGAAACGTCCTCAAAAGTACCGAGCTCCACCTAGAAGTATGAATAAAGAGTGAAATGGGCTGGACATCTTCTGTTTCCAGAAATGACAATGTAATGAGGGCCATTCAGGGACTGCGTCGTAGTTGATGACGTAGAATACGGGCTGCCGCTGGCAAAACAGTAATGGCATCTCCCGAAGCAACGAATGGTTACGTTATCATTAGTCGAGTAAACGCTGCCATAAGTGCAGTTATTTCAGGAATGGACTCAAATAACAAGCACAACAAGAGCACTTCAGGAGTTTCTCAgcggaaaaaacatttttgtataaatataatatCAGGATGTTATCCAGGCTACTCCTCTGCCACGTTCATTGACCTTCATGTATCTCTGTTTCCGCAGGTACTACAGAAGTAGTGAAAAGGTACTTCTCTAGTTCCACAAGAATTCCAACTTGTTAAAACTAGGCTGGTGTCACTGGGAATGCATCTAATGATTCACAAGTCCTAAATCGTGAAGTTTCTGAATGCTATGGCTCAGAGGTTTTCTCTGGTTGCTAGCTAGTTCTGCATTTTGTCCTTAAAGGCATTGTCATCAAACTCACGAAAGATGTCTATCCCTGGTATTAGTGCTGTAATAGCTTGAACATGTAAAAAAGTTAGTTATATAATCCATGAACATCATTATAAGCAGTGTTAGTTGTGATATTGCATTAGTCCTTTGATTCAAATTGTGGAGATTGAGTTCAAGATGGTcaaaaatctaaataaaatacCACTCGGCTTTTATCCTTGTCTTTTGGTATTTTTGTGTCAGCACCTCGTTCTTTGACTCATTGCCTCTGTCGCTGCTTATTCCTTCTGTTTGTTATGCCTATGACTCCGCCTCTCACCTGTACATCTGGCCTTTTCCCTTTCTTCCTGCTCACCTGTTCCTCATTGTATGGTTACAACCCAGCCTGTTAGCAGGTAGGCGTATTCCTTCTGCCTAACTTGCACAGGGGAATAATAATTCTAAGGGATGAACAGACGTTCAGACgtccaaatatatttttttatatatatattcaacccggtatcacgcgatttcgtgctcatgcgcacaaacgttattaatctattgaattgtgtcccagattacgattgtccgacttttttagtgctacacagaacgaaatgtaaaccaatgcattctgaatgggagcgttctccgacaattgacgtgctccacaaaacgaaatgagagagagaaagagagaaagggagggacagagagagagagcgagagagagagaagcttcagaaggggtgagcgCAGATAATACAtcgcaccctctagttatatatctgtatatattattatctagttatatatatgtcaacatttctgatttgtaagcagacctcctcaaaaacgacgTTAATTGTCCGAGAACcttcccattcagaatgcattggtttacatttcgttctgtgcagcactaaaaaagtcggaaaatcgtgatctgggacacgatgcgcacagattaacgtttgtgcgcatgagcacgaaatcgcgtgataccgggttgatatattacattattgaatgaaaaaaaaatattaattagtTATGAACAGAGGTGTGAATATTGTGGGTAGGaacgcgctacatttactccgttacaaatacttgagtaactttttggataaattgtaattttaggagtagttttattgcaacatacttttacttttacttgagtaaatatttgaagaaagaacggtacttttacgccgttccatttggctacgtgacggtcgttactttgtttttttagatcttttcttttattacatgcgagatctatttttatcacgtgaatattccttagcccaagtgaaggagttcaagtacctcggggtcttgttcgcgagtgagggtactatggagcgtgagattggccggagaatcggagcagcaggggcggtattgcgttcgctttaccgcaccgttgtaacgaaaagagagctgagccgcaaggcaaagctctcgatctaccggtcgatcttcgttcctatcctcacctatggtcatgagggctcggtgatgaccgaaaggacgagatcgcgggtacaagcggccaagatgagttttctcagaagggtggctggcgtctcccatagggatagggtgagaagctcagccatccgtgaggaactcggattagagccgctgctcctttacttagaaaggagtcagctgaggtggttcgggcatctggtaaggatgaccactgggcgccttccttgggaggtgtttcaggcacgtccagtggggaggagacctcggggaagacccaggactaggtggagagattatatctcaacactggcctgggaacgcctcgggatccccccgtcagagctgctcaatgtggcccgggaaggggaagtctggggccccctgcttgagctgctccccccgcgacccgaccccggataagcggacgaaaatgagatgagatgagactgtaaacacataatcaaatgtcaattaaatcaagtgtgaaaaaccaagccacactcctcatcacaatcgttgtccgttactcttgatgcttttcatgacaaatcaggcattaaataggggttatgttcaagaacattttacgtgggtgattacaaactgattatccaaggcgttctcgtcagtcttattaccgtaaccctataaatacagaggtgagcgccgtggtaatgctgcaccatatggcacttctggcggaccattcaaatggcaggattcggagggagagggtatttagggaccataacgatttattggtaggctacataaaaatatgtaactctatgtcagaccacttctttttttaattctgggaaagtgcgctccgtgctactgacagagttcactgctgcagcaacatgttgccactcactctgctttttgttgttggcgatcccaatcccgtgaccgcggaacaaaactacctttcgggcctccatctcacccacaagtgtctccacttcaacctccgtgaaatttcgcttttttgattttctcagtacttctgccattgtttccaacaagacataataccggcatctgagtctgttttatatgcagatcgcattcatgaggtcatttgcattgaccatttatggttaaaaaggggcgtgtagagggcggaacgtgaagctgattcagctgcgcacaattgtagtcagtatgtgatttataaagcaaagattgcgtacaggtgtgcgtacgcagtgttttataaatccgaatattttttggcgcacgcaaaacttggcttctgggcatacgcacatttttagtaacgatcccacgcacagttttataaatgagacccctggacgCTCTGGATACAAACACCTGCTAATTGTCATATTGTGAGTTATAATTTGGCTAACATTATCTTCTATAATTGTAGGTGAGAGGTggttgttgggcaaaataacctgctgagcacatcacatgtacattataaatatagctaactcctaccctagcttaatgagcacatcacatggcagtcaccttataatatagtcaacttttaacacataacacatacatgagaatatagtcaggtcagggccggagccagggccccatttctcctcccggcagatggtagacactcagacaatgcaccagtcatcctcaagaacgggaggaccacaacaggagatgctctgaagctctcccccgtgaggaggaacacaagaagatatacatgcatacactagtgcctgggagccaaggtcaagtaaaaacacacagaaccacacacttctcaaacgcacacacctcatcacgaggagatacagcataagactgtatcactctgagactcttcaccttcttctgaagcagaccttccacggaggcgaagctccggacgaaccatcagcgctgattagggacttagacatattcgatttctcacgcttatgactctgtataaccgttgccactttacttaataaatccaaggtcctcgtgccgacagactttattacctctccgtctcatttcatctggtccagtaactagacagaccgtttttcccttcatggTTTAGGAACCTGACAGAATTGCCACATACAACGAGTTTTGTTATTAAAACGATTGAGGTTTTGTATAGCACAAAAATCTGTCAACAATTCTATGTTTTCCttttctcatctcatctcattcgGTACAGGTAGCGCTTCCTGCAAAGTGTTTCACATTCTTACTTCTTTTTAAATGGATTGTGTACACCAGGAGTGATTCCCTAAAgtttagggatgggcaacttgcggcccgcatcctcactcagtcaggcccgcacataataaaaaaagaaaaaaaaagaaaaaaaaaaaaagaataataataattgatcgagttacagaaaactcggtcaagaaagatgagaagaattcatagaattcgaaggcaaacccatgcgtctagtttgcttagaagcaatatcagtcattaaagatatccacttaagtcgccactacaactactacaaatgcttgttgggtttgagttcattgagttgttgcacttgaTGTTGGGCCACtgcttttcagttttttgacttcattgaatgatgatgtatgtgagccctttgcactgataaaaatactgaccattcatgtggctgtttgagcatggaaaacatgaaatgaatgtatgttggttcaattaacataccgtacgtaggttatgattctggatgattttttaggtagtggccatccccaaaatgcaccagaatacaggaaatcgtatctaccaaattcaaaattgtgtagcttctctcaactcacgtttagttgaagtgtgcagtcatgtggccctccgatggttatgatgaaaatgtggccctctttatcatgaaagttgcccatccctgccctAAACCATGCGGTCGGTGGCTTGTCCAAAGCGTGTGACGTCATCACTCGGCCAACGTTCAGCCCCTTGGAGAGTGACAGCAGAAGACGTCTCCCACTCTGGGCCcaattttaacggtctgaaacgcaagtgagaagcgccaagcgcaagtagctttgtgggcgattctatggcgatgttgctattttaccggcgcctggcgcaaatctaaaaagggttggtcccAAGTAGCCttattacccgtaggtgtggtttagGCATAACGTGCAATAGCCTATacgagtgccatctcccatcccctttaagagccatgagcgcatttgaatctgacgagttgatattttgacagcgcgtttgcagtctctgaagagacagatgcatgaccacatgaatttcaaacatcaaatggctcagtttatggccaaataacaTGGCCTAATTCATACATGGAATGAAATACTGAGtccttcagaaatactgagtcctcaaataaagtTTGGCAAAGATAACTTAACACACATGATAGCCTATGCGGCAACTGGTtctttaatgatatacgcaatacattaacaaacatcgtttcttaccagcattgtatgcattatcgttatcgacttgtgttcctaatatgcatgcgtccccccgttaatatacattgccatggactgtattatgcgttacgtgtttagtttgcgtgtatttaaacagatggacgcacgcacacgcgcccgcattcattcattctttttaacactcactcgcggtggaacaatgttttctcacgatcaaatactcatcaatcctaaaagttatgggcttgtacacgatgtctgtgtcaagaaaatatgtgtttgctgtacggtgtttgcagttgcattgattttaaaagtaggctacaacttattaccgctgtatcagctgttctttcccaaatagttgtatgtgcggctaggtagatgggagaagcaaagtgtatgcgcgaggtgcacaagcaacattatgcatgcgcccttaaaatagcatctgaacaacacgccactgactttaaaccaggtatttcctggttcgTGGCGGAATtcttttctgaaactgcaaaaatagcaccagggaacagttgcgccagaacacacctcgtcctttcgccgaaccgcccctagGGGCACAAGATCATTCTAACTAATTTACCGACGcttggcggtggagggaaaattacattctgcgccagttgcaagctagcaacgacacatgcgtcagtgtagaaagtaaattgcgccggatgcaagatagggccctctgTCT
It encodes:
- the LOC115541829 gene encoding lithostathine-1-beta-like; the encoded protein is MGRNLTLVGKRLCWSDALFYCRDHHWDLLSIRGPEDQEMVDELVAGAPFPLTRPLWVGLRRSIRGSSWFWMSGDPMDFTQWDTASHHSSPCAGVSSGEPSKWRQSSCEEHLNFICFTGTTEVVKRYFSSSTRIPTC